From Armatimonadota bacterium, a single genomic window includes:
- a CDS encoding Xaa-Pro peptidase family protein: protein MMSRIEQARRRLEAEGGGVLVLPPGDDLFYLLGYTPHPDERPCYLFLSPEEVLFLVPELNAAEAAPHVPFPTITYADAQGPRAALREAHRRLGAPPLVAVGDTMRADALLLLQELWPQARFIPGGRVMAPLRMVKSAQEIAALHRAAATADAAVEAVFTAAGPGMREADLKRVAEDAFYAAGAQEVPFAIIAAGANSAFPHHSTSTAVGRAGDPILVDLGSRVDGYMSDITRMAFLGPPSARYREIHMLVEEAVRAALEAIRPGVPIREVDLAARRVIERAGYGDRFTHRTGHGIGVSVHEAPSVTCTNEQALEAGMTFSVEPGIYLPGEFGVRLEEIVVVTAQGPQILSRLPREVRVL from the coding sequence ATGATGTCCCGCATCGAGCAGGCTCGCAGGCGGCTGGAGGCCGAAGGAGGCGGCGTGCTGGTGCTCCCTCCGGGCGACGATCTCTTCTACCTCCTGGGCTACACTCCTCATCCCGACGAACGTCCCTGCTACCTCTTCCTCAGTCCGGAAGAGGTGCTCTTCCTGGTGCCAGAGCTGAATGCCGCCGAGGCGGCCCCGCACGTGCCGTTCCCCACCATCACCTACGCCGACGCCCAGGGTCCCCGCGCCGCGCTGCGGGAGGCGCACAGGCGTCTGGGCGCGCCGCCGCTGGTCGCCGTCGGGGATACCATGCGCGCTGACGCCCTGCTGCTGCTCCAGGAGCTGTGGCCCCAGGCCCGCTTCATCCCCGGGGGGCGGGTGATGGCTCCCCTGCGCATGGTCAAGTCGGCGCAAGAGATCGCCGCATTGCACCGGGCCGCCGCCACGGCGGACGCGGCCGTAGAGGCCGTCTTCACGGCTGCCGGCCCTGGCATGCGGGAAGCCGACCTGAAGCGGGTGGCTGAGGATGCGTTTTACGCCGCAGGAGCGCAGGAAGTGCCTTTCGCCATCATCGCGGCGGGAGCCAACTCTGCCTTTCCGCACCACTCCACCTCAACCGCCGTGGGCAGGGCAGGAGACCCAATCCTGGTGGACCTGGGGAGCCGGGTGGACGGGTACATGTCCGACATCACGCGGATGGCCTTTCTGGGGCCACCCTCCGCGCGCTACCGGGAGATTCACATGCTGGTGGAGGAGGCCGTGCGCGCCGCCCTGGAGGCGATCCGGCCGGGAGTCCCCATCCGCGAGGTGGACCTGGCAGCGCGGCGGGTGATCGAGCGGGCCGGCTACGGGGACCGCTTTACGCACCGCACCGGCCACGGCATCGGCGTATCCGTGCACGAAGCACCGTCTGTCACCTGCACGAACGAGCAGGCCCTGGAGGCGGGGATGACCTTCAGCGTGGAGCCGGGGATCTACCTTCCCGGGGAGTTCGGCGTACGGCTGGAGGAGATTGTCGTGGTCACCGCCCAGGGCCCGCAGATCCTGAGCCGCCTGCCCCGGGAAGTGCGGGTCCTCTAG
- a CDS encoding TetR/AcrR family transcriptional regulator, whose translation MAGSTAESATRDRLLAAAIDVFATKGYHGAGVDDIVTASGTSKGAFYHYFSSKRGIFVTLMETLAGMVEQSVEEAIAAQRGALAKVEAALRVVLETAAQQRELARILLVEAVGLGPELEQKRLEIHRRFAAVIQRHLDRAVAEGSIPPQDTALAARAWFGALVEVITQWLVGEGEDLRTRLPALRSLLLRSIGAVETGGRPTAVPRRRRR comes from the coding sequence CTGGCCGGCTCCACCGCAGAGAGCGCCACGCGCGACCGCCTGCTGGCTGCGGCCATCGATGTCTTCGCCACCAAGGGGTACCACGGCGCCGGTGTGGACGACATCGTAACCGCCTCCGGCACTTCCAAAGGTGCGTTTTACCACTACTTCTCCAGCAAACGGGGGATCTTCGTCACCCTGATGGAGACGCTGGCAGGGATGGTGGAGCAGAGCGTGGAGGAGGCTATCGCCGCGCAACGGGGAGCGCTGGCCAAGGTGGAGGCGGCGCTGCGGGTGGTTCTGGAGACCGCCGCCCAACAGCGGGAGCTGGCCCGAATTCTGCTGGTGGAGGCAGTGGGCCTGGGGCCGGAGCTGGAGCAGAAGCGACTGGAGATCCACCGCCGGTTTGCCGCTGTGATTCAGCGGCACCTGGACCGTGCCGTGGCCGAGGGATCTATTCCCCCGCAGGACACCGCCCTGGCGGCCCGGGCCTGGTTCGGCGCCCTGGTCGAGGTGATTACGCAGTGGCTGGTGGGGGAGGGGGAGGACCTCCGCACGCGGCTCCCCGCGTTGCGCTCCCTGCTGCTGCGCAGCATCGGTGCGGTGGAGACGGGCGGGCGGCCAACCGCGGTCCCACGTAGACGGCGCCGGTGA